GCTATCCAGCTGACCCATTCAGTGCCGGTGCGATTCGGAAAGTCGTAGACCGATCCGACGGCACACCCCGAGATGTCCGACAGCAATGCTACCACGGCTTTCGTGGTGGAGCAGAGCAGTATGCCGATACCGGAAAGGTCCGCATCACCGAAGAGACGTTCGAAAGCTACGTTTAATATTAAGACTAAGGTTAACTCATGGGAGACAATGCATTTGGCGACGCACTTGACGACGCTGCAGAGGAACAGACAGCAGATGAGACAGACAGCAGTGACGCGACAGAGAGGTTCATCAAGGCGATGGGTGGCGACGGCACGAAATCGAAAACAATCGGCTTCGCTGTTAGTCCCGAAATGAAGTACTTCTACGACGAGCTTCGTGCAAGCAATGATGTTGATGTCGATCCGGGTGACGAATTCCGCGACCAGTTGGAGCGACTGGCTAACCGGCATCCAGAAGTTGCCGATAAGGCCCGTCGGAAGCTCAAAATAGATACAGAGTAATTCTTAATATTAAGATTAGTATTAAGGATAAGACAATACAGAAAATAAACAGCCGTAACGAGCAGTTTTGTCGCCGCCTTCTGACCTTACAGCGGAAGCAGTGGTCTGTGCTGGACAGGGCAGTAGCCCTTTGATATATCGCGCTGACTGTTGTCTGGCGCCTACTGCCGTTGGAGCTGCCAGTTATTTCGAGGTGCTGCGCTGTTCTTGACACGTACAACACCATCTTTGCGGAGTTGTTCAACCGCGTCATCGAACTCCGCCATTGAGAATTCAATCTCTGCTTGTTCTAGCTGGTCAAGTACGTACATCACTGATGCCATTTCGTTTCCTTGGGCTTCCAATATCTTGAGAATCTGCCGTGCTATGTTAGACATAAGTGAATAGCAATCAGAGGGTAGTAGCTGTTCGCATATATGTGGTTTATATCGATGATGCAGAGCTTTGTAGTGAGGATAGGGTACATATCTGCTTTCGAATAGTTTGGACAAGACACACACACCAAATTTTGAGTAAGAAGATAGAAGACTGCGGGCTATGAGGCCACATTACGGCACCTCGGTAGCTGTTCTTATTCCAAACTAGGTGTGTCTCTCTAGTCTAGTTATTCTAGTATGTAGTGTAGCATATGTGTACAGTCCTACTAGATGGACTGAAACAGTCTTAGACGTGTCCTCCCCTGTCACACTTTATCTGTTTCTTACTCCAAACTAGGTGTGTGTGTCATACAGTTCCTTACTCAAAATCTGGTGTGACTGGGCCAAGTTTTGTGTAAGGCAGAAGGCTGCTTGTTAGACGCCAGAGTGTCGCTTAGAGGGCTATTACTCATAACCCGGTCCGAAAGCTTATTTCGTGTCTACTGTTGTCTTTTGATAATGGATAGTGACGATGAATCGGAAGCCGTTCATAGCGTCTTTAATACCGTCAGTCAGGAAGGAGGAAAAATTTTTGAGCAGCGAGAGATCCTCCAGATTGACTATGTCCCCAGCGAGAATCGGATTGTCGGTCGCGACGAGCAAATTGAGAAGGTTGCTGGAGAGATTGGACCAATTGTTGTTGGTCAGCCACCGAACTCTATCATCATCTACGGAAAAACAGGGTGTGGTAAATCCCTCGTCGCAAAACACGTCTCTAAGATTGCACGAGAAGAGGCTGAAAATCGAGGCGTGAAACTTGCTACTGGATATGTCAACTGCCAGCAGGCAAAGGGTAACTCTGACGCTCTAAGTAAGTACGGGCGCGCTATCAATCCGCCAGAAAGTGGGGTAAAATTCCCAACCCGAGGAATTTCTGAAAATGAGTATTTTGAGCGAGTCTGGTCAGTGCTCAACGAGTTTTATGATGCTGCAATCATTGTTCTGGATGAAGTTGACAAACTCAACAACGATGATCTGCTGATGGCGCTTTCTCGAGCAGGAGAGGACGGAAGCGTTGATGTCCCGATCGGAGTGATTGCGGTATCGAATAAAATCAATTATCGGGACAAAATGAGCGAACGAACAAAGAGTTCGTTCGGGCACAATGAGTTCATATTTGAACCATACGATGCAGATCAGATTCGAGAGATTTTGCAAAACCGGACTGATGCCTTCGCAGATGGAGTTCTTGATGACGGTGTAATTCCTCGTGCTGCGGCACTGAGCGCTAAGGAACACGGGGACGCGCGAAAGGCCATGCGTCTTCTTCGGTATGCTGGCGATCAGGCAAACAAAGAGAATGCTGAGCGAGTGAAAGAGTCACACCTTACTGATGCACGCGCTTCAGCAGAGGTTGACCGACTTCTTGAACTCATATCAGGACTGCCACCCCATAGCAAGCACGTCTTACTCGCGCTCGCGAACCTCACTAAGAATCACCCTGACCGAGAATGGTTCCGGACTGTGCGAGTCCGTGAAATATATCTTGAAGTGTGCGACCGGAGCGGGGCCGACCCTCTTTCGGCTGAGCGAACCCGACAATTACTCAACGAACTCTGCTTCTTAGAAGTCGCAGGGAGTCGGCGAGGGACTGGTGAGGGCAAAGGACACTACAGCCAATATACTCTCCTGTGGGACGCAGATATCGTTCTTACCCTCGGTAACTGACACATGTCACTGTGGCGAAAACAGAACTAATGACCTGCCCACCTGATTCAGCGAGGGAGTCCCGCCGTTCGCCGAGGTAGGTGATCAACTCGCAATGGACACTCCAACCTCGGTTTTTGCATCGGATTCATAGTAGACCGGTACCCGAGGTATCTATATGAGCTACAGTGATGAGGAACTCCTGACCCACATCCGAGAGCTGGCAGCAGAACTCGGTGAAACACCCTCAGTGAATCAAATGAGTGCCGCAGAGGGACGCCCAAGCGGGAGTACATACCGGCACCGGTTTGACTCATGGAGTGACGCCGTCGAGCAGGCGGGGGTAGAACCAACCGACCAATCAGGTCCATACACCAAGACAGAACTGTTAGAACATATCCGGGCGCTTGCAACCGAGCTAGGTCGGCCACCGACATTGGAAGATCTGAATGCGGATGACGATCGCCCGAGTTTCAAGCCATACCGTCGGGTATTCGACACGTGGAATGCCGCGCTTACCGCCGCCGGGTTTGACCCAAATCACGCTATGTCACACACGGAGCCAGAGGGGTACTCTGACGCCGAATTGCTCACACATATTCAAGAATTAGCCGAAGAGTTAGGGCGACCGCCGACGCAAGATGAAATGCATCAGGCCGATGACCGGCCCAGCGAAAGTACGTATAAGCGACGATTCGAGTCCTGGACCAGCGCAATTGAGGAGGCGGGTTTTGACTCGGGTCGAAAAACTAGCTCATACTCTGAAGCCGAATTACTGGATCTGCTTCGGGACTTAGCTACCGAACTTGGTGAAACGCCGTCAGTGCAGCAGTTGAATGCTGCCGAGGACTATCCGAGCCGAGCAGTGTACAGGAATCGATTCGGTTCGTGGAGCGCGGCGTTGGAGGCCGCTAATTTGGAGTGAGTACCAGATAATCTGGTTATCATAGTTGAAAACGCTTTATTCTCAAATTCTGAGCTAAACTCTCGCCCCAAGATAGTAGAATCGATTAACCCGAAACCGGACGAATTAACTCGTGGTGGCCGGACCAGATACGAGCGGAGAATAGCAGCTTGTGAGTCTGAAACCCTCGTTATCATGCTCGATAACTTGACCCGGAGTACTATATACAAGTATGATTTTCTTCCTATAGGGGCAGATTACCCCACAACACATCATGTTCGAGAAAATCGCTAACGAGAACGAACGCGGGCAGGTCGGGATTGGCACCCTCATCGTGTTCATCGCGATGGTGCTAGTCGCGGCCATTGCCGCGGGCGTGCTCATCAACACGGCCGGGTTCCTGCAGTCCAGTGCAGAACAGACCGGTCAGGAATCGAGTGATCAAGTAACAAACCAGATTCAGGTCGCATCAAAAGTCGGGATCGTGGGCGGTCAGGGTGCATCTGATACCATTGCGATCCAGTCTCCGTCCGGAAATCAGTTTGCGATAGAATCTGGGTCTACGGTCACCGCAACTGAAGTCACCGATAATAACGATGACGGATACATTTTAGTTGATTCTCCGCAAGGTAACGAACTTGCAGTAGATGGTGGAGACCAAATCAGATTGACGAGAGAAAGTGGCTCACAGGTCGAGATTACTAATGAGGACACTGGCGTCTCAATCACTAGCTCTAAGCTAGACCTGAAAGACGCTAGTGGAAGTGATACGCTAAAATTCGTTCGGACATATGAAGATCCAGTTAATGGTCAACTGCAACTGCAGTCCGTGACTATAGACAATACTGGTACTGCAGATAGCACCGACGATGGGGTCTCAGCAACCCTTTCGACTGGTGAAAATACTGAAAAATACATTCCACTTACCGATGGAAGTAGTAAAGCGATCATCGGGAACGGAGAAACAGTCACGGTGACCTCTGACAGCGATAGCGGTTCAACTCTTAGTGCTGGGGCTGAAACCCTGAGTGTTGACCCTGGAGACGAGGTGTTGTTTGAAGTCACCGGTGACAGCGAGGTTACCATTACAAATCAAGAAAGTGGGAGTTCCATTTCCTACAATCCCTTGGATGGCAGTAACTACCTCAGTGGTACTGCTGGATCTGGCAGCACCCTGAAGCTCTCGGTAAGCGACGACGGGTCTGCTACCAGCCTTGACGTTACCTCCGGACTTACTGGTCTTACGACCGGAGATTTCGCAACCGGGCCTGGTAACGAGATTCAGCTGGTCAATGAGGATTACAACGCCGGCGGTGGTGGCGTTGGTACGCTCAATATTGTCGCGATCAAAGGTTCCGGTGCCGACCAAATTAACATGGAAGAGACCACGATCACGACAATCGGTCCGGATGGCACCAATACGCTAACCTACAGCGATGACGGTGCCACCGAGGACCAGACCTTCGCTGTCGAATCAATTCAGGATGACGACGACTCACTGCCAGTGATGACTGACTCGGATCGATTCCGAGTCGTTATTGACCCAGGGACACTCGAAACCGGCGAAACGATGACTCTCGAAGTCACGACGGAGTCCGGTGCAACCACCGAGATTCGGATCAGCGTTCCGAATACCCTGGCTGGCGAGTCCGCCGTTCAGGTATAACACTTCGGGCTACCGATTCGACTTTTTGTTTTCTGGTTTTATTTTTCGCGTACTGTTGTAGCAGTTGTTCTTAGTCAGTCATGTGTTCTGCTATCTCATCTCTCACCAGTGGCATGACTCCGCAGGGGTGAATGTTGACGTGCTTTCAATTCGCGCTGTACCTACTCTCGACTTTGACCGCTTTCACTGCTGTCGGTGATTTTGATATTGTTTCCAGTAGTGTCCGTAATATGACTGGTTCTTTCGACCTTCTGGTGCTCGTAGAACGACAGGGCTGGGGCTAACAGCCGGGCAGATGGCGTGTCCGCTGGCGTGCTGAGAGCGGTTCAGTGTGGATAGTCAGTCCGCGACAGTCCCTCCATCAGTCATCGCCGACGGCTGCTGGCCGCCACCATAGGAGCCCAGCGTCGTCTCGCCGCTGTCAGCAAGCCTCGAGTCGCCGTCGGCGTTCGCGAAGTGTCGAATCGTCTGTGCCATGTCGGGGTGGTCGATTTCGAGTTCGGTCAGATTCAGGCGCAGCACCTGTTGTCTGTCTGGTTTGCCAGTCCCGATTCCGAAGTGCTCGGCGGCTGCTTGCATCACGTCATGCATCGTTGGTCTCGAAATCTCATCGTCGAACACCGCTTCCCGAAGTTCTCGCTCGGGGAGCGTCACGTCCTTTGAGGACGTCGCCATTGCGCGGCGGCCGACAGTGTAGATGAGACGGCGCTTCATCTCATCAGTATCCAGCAGTTCGACCGAGCGGCGGCACTCAGCGGGCGTTTCGTCAGGGGCGATCTCTTCGGCCTGGTCGCGAGAGATCCACAGCTCCTCGTTGTGCGGGTGGCGTTCGTAGTCGAGGCGGTCGATCACGAGGTCGCGGTACTTCTCCAGCGTTGGGTCGGATGCCTTCGGTCCCTCGGCGGCGATGTTGTGGATGCTCTCGTTCAGGACCTCGTCAGTGAACGACTCGCCGACATCGTGGCAGATGGCGATCGTCTTGCGCTGGACGCTGCTGAGACTCTTATCAGAGTCGTCATTGAGCTCGCCCAGCATGGATTCGGCGTCGTCGACGACACGGTCGAGCTTGTCTTCCACCCGGCGAGATCGGCCGCCATCGCGATAGACGTTCAATGCGCGTGCGAGGGCGACACCATAGTTGTAGTCCGTGTGCTCGTCGACATATGCGCAGAACTCCTCTTTGAGTGGCGTCCCGACACGGATGCCGATGCGGGTCGGTTCCTGAGACGACAGATCAGATTTTATTTTTTCGCTGGCGTGGTCCGGAGAGCGGCCGGCGGCTGAGACGAGGCGGTCGACGAGCGTCTCAACGCGAGCATAGCCGTCCGCGTCAATATATTGCTCCATCGCGAGTTCGGCTTCACGGCCCAGATAGCCCTCAGCAACCCCGAATCGGGATTCGATGTGGCGACGGAACTGCTCCCACTCGTCTGCGGGAACCATCCAGTCCAGCTTGGAGGTGTCCCGCATCAGGATTGCACCTCCCGAAGGGCGGACCCGCACCCACACACCATCTCGGTGTGTGCGGGGGGGTTCACACCCACACCACACACACCTTCTTGGTGTGTGGGTGGGGTGGGGGTGCAGACCCCCACCCCGCCTGCGGTTGCGTCTGCCGACGGACCGCAGTGCGGGTAGACGGCCTGACGGCCGCCTTCGGGGGTCCAGGGGACCCCCGGGGGACACTCCAGTCCTCCGCACAGCGAAAAAATAAAATTCTGCGTGGGGTGGTCGTTCGTGGACGGTGCTGACCGCATGTCTCTATGCGTACGCTCTCGTTCGTGATGCTCCATATCCTGTGTAGTGAGCACCCTCCGCCTCTCGACGGCGGCAGATATGGCTAAGGATACCTGCTGCTGGTGGGTAACGCTTAAGCCATTCTGCCGAGAAGAACCGGTACAGAAAGTGGGTTCGTTCCCAGCGATTCCCGTTGGCGCGGGTTCGAGCTGGGAACGCCGGTCCGTTCTCAGGCAAGTTGTGTTCTCGTAGTGTCTTCTCTGTCCTGCGACTTGCACATGCGGCGACTTAAAACCGCTAGGAGCGTCAGACATTGGTATCCTCCTCGACAAGACTGCGAACGACATCGGCGTTTGACCCGCGAGCGATACTGACACGGTCAGTAGCGACATTGACCATCGTCTCGGACGATTCGACAAGCACCCGCGGCGGGGCGTCGTACTCCTCGTAGGTGTAGCGCTCGCGAACGATCCCAAGCAACGAGCCACCCTCCAGCCGGTCAACCTTCACAGGCGTGCCGACGTCGGCGGTGTCGTCAGCGCGCGCCCGACGCGTGGCCGGTGCGCCCTGGCTGGCTCTACTCATCTGTCCCCCCCCGCTTGCGCACTCGCCCGAGCGCATCGAGCAGCACTGCTTCGGCGTCGGCGTCTGCGTCGTCGGCAACGAGATCGGCGATCTCGATGACACGGTCGACAGTGGCGTTGGGCTCACTCGCCATCGTCGCCCTCTTGGTCGCGTGGTCGAAGGTGAACGACGACAGTACCCAACTGGATACGGTGCTGGACCTCTGTCACGCGGTAGTGGTCCGTGTCCCAGGTAACGAGCTCGCCCTCGCGGGGAATCGCAGCACCGTAGTGCTCGATTGTCTTGGTGAAGCTCTCCGGCGTGTCGGGTTTCTCGACGAGTTCGAGGCGGGTCATGGCTGCCCTCCGCCGTACTCAGACTGGATGTCAGCGAGTCGTGCGGACGCCCGGGTCCGTTCGGTCACCTCGACGATTTCCCAGTGCCAGACGTGATCCTCGGGCACGTCGTCGTCGACGTCCCACTCCGGGGACCACCACTCCGTGTCGGGTCGAACCGTGTATCGCGGCCCATGGGGCGTTGCCTCGACAGCGTGGATTTCACCGGGAACGGGCACGTCGTCGGTGTCGAAGTCTTGGAAGAGCCCGCCCTCTTTGAGCCGGTATCGATGCCCGTTCTCGTAGCGAACGCCGAAGCCCTGCTGGAGGATTTCGGCTGCGTTCCCGAGTAACTCCCAGCCGTTGGGAGTCTCGGCGACGGTGCCGACAGCCTCGAAGCGGCGCTCGGTATCTCCGTCAGGGCCGACGACGACTCGGTGGCACGGACAGAGTCGCGGGTCCGTCGTTTCTGGCTCTGCCATCTGGCGCGTGCAGCGCGGGCACTGGTAGAGGATGGCGGCCATCTACGGCTCACCTCCCCGCGTCGCCGACCGAGCGAGTTCGAAGTCGAACTCGAAGCAGCTGCCCAGCCCACACTCCTGACAGTCCGCGATGAATCGGAACCGGCCGGTGGCGAACCACTGGACGTTGCCACAGTCCTGGCACTCGAAGGCGACGGCGTGGCCGCGATAGACGGTGAGGTTCCCCTCTCGGTCGAGCTTCTGCACCGGTCTGGTCGCGCCACCGTGGCGGATCGCCGTCGGCACGTCGGCGCCGATGCGGGCGTCGCCCGGTGACTGCCCGCCGTCGGACATGGCGATGGGCTTCGTCGCGACGGTCTCGCAGTCAGCTGTCTGAAGCAGGTGCGCCGTCGATGTCTTCACATAGGTCCAGACGCCCTCGCAAGCCAGACACAGCACGTTGAACCGGTCTTGTTGCTGGAGTCCGCCGTCACAGTCGTCCCGAGGGCAGTCTTCGTGGTCCCAGCACAGCTCCGTGCCGGTCGCTGGCTGCTCACTCTGCATCGTCGCCCTCCTGGTCGTCGCCTTCGTCGAGGACGATTCGTTCAAGCCGGGCCAGCCGTTGCTCGATATCGGCGTCCGCGACACACCCGCCGTCGTGGGTGCCGTGGTCGGTGCTCATGCTGACCCTCCCGTGGAGTCTTCGGGCAGCTCAAAGCCGTTCTCGCGGAGGACATCAGCTGGCGAGCGGCCCGACTCATCATGATTCCCGCGTGGGTCGGGCTCGTCGTTGGCTTTGGCTGCACAGACACTGCAGAGGCCATAGCGCTCGCGGTCGGTCTCATCGGCGACACGGAACACTTCGACGTCGTCGGTGCCGGCATCACACAGTGGCGTCGGATCCTCTCGGGTAGCCTCGGGGGCTGGGTGGTGGACTTTGCCGTCGTTCCACTGGGATTTGGGCATGACGTAGAACTCGTCGTCGGTGGGCGTCATCTGACACCTCCGTTGTGGCAGTGATGCGGGCAGACAGTGTTGTCGACCCGGAGGCCGCGGGCGTGGCCGTACTCGGTGCCGTCACTGACTGTGACCCGGCGTCGGCACTCGGTACACAGCGCTTCGTTGCGAGCGCGTGTGATCGAGACTGTGGAGGGCTCGGGTGGCTGGGCGACCAGATGCGGGTGGCCCTGCAGGTAGGCCGGGCGGTTTGGGCGGTGCGTGCTCATTGTGAGCCTCCGCTGACGGCGACCAGCACCTGTCTGGCTTCGCGCGTGCGTTTGGTGGTGTCAGCTTGGGCTAGGGCGAGTCGGGCTGCGCAGGCGTCTACTCGTGCTTGGCTGTGGCTGCGGTCGTAGCCGGGCCGGGAAAGGACGGTCTGGCAGTCCTCGATGACAGCGGCGTCGGTGTCGGCTTCGGTGAGGAGTCGTTTCGCGGTTTGGAGGCGACACTCCTGTCGGTCCTGTGCGGTATCGTTTTGTGGTCTGGTTGTCTCAGTCATAATGCCGTGCGCGACCGGGCCAGCGGAGTTACGGCTCCGGTGGTCCATTTTCGTCGAATCTATCTGACCCGGTGAGTCGCGCATATCTGGATACGTGACGCCCGTTGGACATAATACTTGCGTAGGTGCAATGATTGGTAGACACTTTCTATAAGTATGTACCCTCAGACATGAAACATATTGATGGCTGGCGACAAGCCAGGCCCTGAGCAAGAGGTCAGTGACGAAGAACTCCTTCGCGTGCTTGCTTTGGCCTACAAACCGGCGCTCGGAACCACTGAAATCGCAGACTGCGTTGATCTTAGCAGACAGGCTATTGATCGACGGATGAAGCAGCTCGAAGAGATACGCCTCGTTGAATCTGGAAAGTTCGGGTCGACCAGAGCGTGGTGGTTGACTGACGACGGGAGGCGTCAGGTCTCCGATTCCGAATTGAACGAGCCGTCGAGCCAGTAAATGTACGGCCCATTCCCGAGCTGAGATCTTTGAATATCGCCAGAGCCTGCTAACTGACTCATCCGCTGCCGGACCCTCCAAGACGAGAGTCCAACTTGTTCTGCAACCTGCTTGGCAGTGGCAAACGGTTCGTTGGTACTCATTACGGCCTGAAGCAACTCGGAGTCGGTGACCTTGGGGTCGGGGCCTTTGGTACTCATCTTCTGTTACCCAATCATTGCGCCTAGACAATAGTTTTATTGTTGCGGAGACGCAACCGTTTGGACAGGAACAGACGCGCCGCTGGGCGATTTCGTGTCTTCGAGAACACGAGTTGCCTACCGTGGTCACAACACGGCAGGCGCGTCGGTTCCGTCGAGAACCATGAGTAAGTCTGCTTCGCCGACTAGTAAATCTGTCGGCACGACCGAACCGAATCCACAGGAACGTACCGCCCGCGAACTGCTCACGCAAGGCCGCCCGCTGTTCTTGGGCGTCGACGGCGAAGGCGCGGCCCACTACTGGGACTCGTATGAATTCGCTGTGGCCGTCGTCGCTCGCGACACCCGCACCGAGAAGGTCAAACTCGCCGACACGCCATATGAAACACTCGTAGGGTGGTGCGAGTACACGCAGGACGAACGCGGCTGGGCCGTCGGCCCGCACGTCGGCGGCACCATCGTCGACGATCTTGCTCGGAGGCGGAATGCATGAGTAAGACCGTGCGCTGTACGGTCGAGAACCGTCAGCGCGTTCGGCGTGCCGCCCGAGCGCTGCGGGAGACCGCGCCGACCGCCGTAGTCGAGACGACGCCGCCGGTCCGCTCGGAACACGACGCTTGGACGCTTGATGCCGTGTTGCGAGAGACCGAGGGCGTTCCGCCGGAAGTGCTCCGAGAGCTCGCGCTGGCCGGGCTGACGCTCCAGCCGACGCCCACGCAGGCTGAGCATCAACACGTCGTGGCGACGGCCTGAGCGAGACAGCGATACCTCTATCTTTTTGACGACTTGCGTAGCTATTTGACATGGGTTGCGATGGTTTCCGAGACGACTCCTGACAGCTCGCGACCCCGCGCCGGGGCCTGGTGAGGCAGGTCCCACGACGGCGCGAGTATGTATCTGTGGCTGATGGGTGACTGGTATGTAAACCCCCCTTGTACTTCCGGGAGGTGGCGAGTAGTACGAGAATAAGCGTCTTTGACTGGTCTTGCCCTTGAAGATCGAGATGGGTCCGCTATGTCGTTCGGGCGCTTGAGTGGCTGTCAGGGCGATACTCTGGCGGCGAGTGATAGGGGGTAATAAAGGTGGCTTGTACTTCCGGGGGTGGTAGCTCGCTAACCAACACTTGGTGGTGATGG
The genomic region above belongs to Haloarcula marismortui ATCC 43049 and contains:
- a CDS encoding orc1/cdc6 family replication initiation protein, which codes for MDSDDESEAVHSVFNTVSQEGGKIFEQREILQIDYVPSENRIVGRDEQIEKVAGEIGPIVVGQPPNSIIIYGKTGCGKSLVAKHVSKIAREEAENRGVKLATGYVNCQQAKGNSDALSKYGRAINPPESGVKFPTRGISENEYFERVWSVLNEFYDAAIIVLDEVDKLNNDDLLMALSRAGEDGSVDVPIGVIAVSNKINYRDKMSERTKSSFGHNEFIFEPYDADQIREILQNRTDAFADGVLDDGVIPRAAALSAKEHGDARKAMRLLRYAGDQANKENAERVKESHLTDARASAEVDRLLELISGLPPHSKHVLLALANLTKNHPDREWFRTVRVREIYLEVCDRSGADPLSAERTRQLLNELCFLEVAGSRRGTGEGKGHYSQYTLLWDADIVLTLGN
- a CDS encoding homing endonuclease associated repeat-containing protein, which translates into the protein MSYSDEELLTHIRELAAELGETPSVNQMSAAEGRPSGSTYRHRFDSWSDAVEQAGVEPTDQSGPYTKTELLEHIRALATELGRPPTLEDLNADDDRPSFKPYRRVFDTWNAALTAAGFDPNHAMSHTEPEGYSDAELLTHIQELAEELGRPPTQDEMHQADDRPSESTYKRRFESWTSAIEEAGFDSGRKTSSYSEAELLDLLRDLATELGETPSVQQLNAAEDYPSRAVYRNRFGSWSAALEAANLE
- a CDS encoding archaellin/type IV pilin N-terminal domain-containing protein, with the translated sequence MFEKIANENERGQVGIGTLIVFIAMVLVAAIAAGVLINTAGFLQSSAEQTGQESSDQVTNQIQVASKVGIVGGQGASDTIAIQSPSGNQFAIESGSTVTATEVTDNNDDGYILVDSPQGNELAVDGGDQIRLTRESGSQVEITNEDTGVSITSSKLDLKDASGSDTLKFVRTYEDPVNGQLQLQSVTIDNTGTADSTDDGVSATLSTGENTEKYIPLTDGSSKAIIGNGETVTVTSDSDSGSTLSAGAETLSVDPGDEVLFEVTGDSEVTITNQESGSSISYNPLDGSNYLSGTAGSGSTLKLSVSDDGSATSLDVTSGLTGLTTGDFATGPGNEIQLVNEDYNAGGGGVGTLNIVAIKGSGADQINMEETTITTIGPDGTNTLTYSDDGATEDQTFAVESIQDDDDSLPVMTDSDRFRVVIDPGTLETGETMTLEVTTESGATTEIRISVPNTLAGESAVQV
- a CDS encoding winged helix-turn-helix domain-containing protein, which encodes MAGDKPGPEQEVSDEELLRVLALAYKPALGTTEIADCVDLSRQAIDRRMKQLEEIRLVESGKFGSTRAWWLTDDGRRQVSDSELNEPSSQ
- a CDS encoding FaeA/PapI family transcriptional regulator, whose product is MSTKGPDPKVTDSELLQAVMSTNEPFATAKQVAEQVGLSSWRVRQRMSQLAGSGDIQRSQLGNGPYIYWLDGSFNSESET